The Ailuropoda melanoleuca isolate Jingjing chromosome 9, ASM200744v2, whole genome shotgun sequence genome includes a region encoding these proteins:
- the FES gene encoding tyrosine-protein kinase Fes/Fps isoform X1 translates to MGFSSELCSPQGHGAVQQMQEAELRLLEGMRKWMAQRVKSDREYAGLLHHMSLQDSGGRGISPNSPISQSWAEITSQTEGLSRLLRQHAEDLNSGPLSKLGLLIRERQQLRKTYSEQWQQLQQELSKTHNQDIEKLKSQYRVLARDSAQARRKYQEASKDKDRDKAKDKYVRSLWKLFAHHNRYVLGVRAAQLHHQHHHQLMLPGLLQSLQDLHQEMACILKEILQEYLEISSLVQDEVAAIHLEMAAAVARIQPETEYQGFLRQYGSAPDIPPCVTFDESLLEEGEPLEPGELQLNELTVESVQHTLTSVTDELSVATETVLSRQEVVTQLQRDLRNEEQNTHPRERVQLLAKKQVLQEALQGLQVALCSQAKLQAQQELLQAKLGQLGPGEPPPVLLLQDDRHSTSSSEQEREGGRTPTLEILKSHISGIFRPKFSLPPPLQLVPEVQKPLHEQLWYHGAIPRAEVAELLTHSGDFLVRESQGKQEYVLSVLWDGQPRHFIIQSTDNLYRLEGDGFPSIPLLIDHLLRSQQPLTKKSGIVLNRAVPKDKWVLNHEDLVLGEQIGRGNFGEVFSGRLRADNTLVAVKSCRETLPPDLKAKFLQEARILKQYSHPNIVRLIGVCTQKQPIYIVMELVQGGDFLTFLRTEGPRLRMKTLLQMVGDAAAGMEYLESKCCIHRDLAARNCLVTEKNVLKISDFGMSREEADGIYAASGGLRQVPVKWTAPEALNYGRYSSESDVWSFGILLWETFSLGASPYPNLSNQQTREFVEKGGRLPCPELCPDAVFRLMEQCWAYEPGQRPSFSAIYQELQSIRKRHR, encoded by the exons ATGGGCTTCTCTTCGGAGCTGTGCAGCCCCCAGGGCCACGGGGCAGTGCAGCAGATGCAGGAGGCTGAGCTGCGGCTCCTGGAGGGCATGAGGAAGTGGATGGCCCAGCGTGTCAAGAGCGACAGGGAATACGCAGGGCTGCTGCACCACATGTCCCTGCAGGACAGCGGAGGCCGGGGCATCAGCCCCAATAGCCCCATCAGTCAG TCCTGGGCAGAGATCACCAGCCAGACGGAGGGCCTGAGCCGGTTGCTGAGGCAGCACGCAGAGGATCTGAACTCAGGGCCCCTGAGCAAGCTGGGCCTGTTGATCCGGGAGCGGCAGCAGCTGCGCAAGACCTACAGCGAGCAgtggcagcagctgcagcaggagCTCAGCAAG accCACAACCAGGACATCGAGAAGCTGAAGAGCCAGTACCGAGTCCTGGCACGGGACAGCGCCCAGGCCAGGCGCAAGTACCAGGAGGCCAGCAAAG ACAAGGACCGTGACAAGGCCAAGGACAAGTACGTGCGGAGCCTGTGGAAGCTTTTTGCGCACCACAACCGCTACGTGCTGGGCGTGCGGGCCGCGCAGCtgcaccaccagcaccaccaccagcTCATGCTCCCGGGCCTGCTGCAGTCGCTGCAGGACCTGCACCAGGAGATGGCCTGCATCCT gaaggagatcCTGCAGGAGTACCTGGAGATTAGCAGCCTGGTGCAGGACGAGGTGGCGGCCATTCACCTGGAGATGGCTGCAGCTGTGGCCCGCATCCAGCCCGAGACCGAGTACCAAGGCTTCCTGCGGCAGTATGG GTCCGCACCTGACATCCCACCCTGTGTCACCTTTGATGAGTCCCTGCTCGAGGAGGGCGAACCGCTGGAGCCGGGGGAGCTGCAGCTCAACGAGCTGACCGTGGAGAGCGTGCAGCACAC GCTGACCTCAGTGACAGATGAACTGTCTGTGGCCACCGAGACGGTGCTCAGCCGGCAGGAGGTGGTCACTCAGCTGCAGCGTGATCTCCGGAACGAGGAGCAGAACACCCATCCCCGGGAGCG GGTGCAGCTGCTGGCCAAGAAGCAGGTGTTGCAAGAGGCGCTACAGGGGCTGCAGGTCGCTCTGTGCAGCCAGGCCAAGCTGCAGGCCCAGCAGGAGCTGCTGCAGGCcaagctggggcagctgggtccTGGCGAGCCCCCGCCCGTGCTGCTCCTGCAGGATGACCGCCACTCCACGTCGTCCTCG GAGCAGGAGCGAGAAGGCGGAAGGACACCCACCCTGGAGATCCTTAAGAGCCACATTTCGGGAATCTTCCGCCCCAAGTTCTCG ctccctccacccctgcagcTCGTGCCAGAGGTGCAGAAGCCCCTGCACGAGCAGCTGTGGTACCATGGGGCCATCCCACGGGCAGAGGTGGCCGAGCTGCTGACACACTCCGGGGACTTCCTGGTGCGGGAGAGCCAGGGCAAGCAGGAGTACGTGCTGTCTGTGCTGTGGGATGGCCAGCCCCGGCACTTCATCATCCAGTCCACTGAC AACCTGTACCGACTGGAAGGGGACGGCTTTCCCAGCATCCCCTTGCTCATTGACCACCTGCTGCGCTCCCAGCAGCCCCTCACCAAGAAGAGCGGCATTGTCCTGAACAGGGCTGTGCCCAAG gacaAGTGGGTGCTAAACCACGAGGACCTGGTGCTGGGTGAGCAGATTGGGCGG GGGAACTTTGGCGAAGTGTTCAGTGGACGCCTGCGGGCCGACAATACTCTGGTGGCGGTGAAGTCTTGTCGAGAGACACTCCCCCCTGACCTCAAGGCCAAGTTTCTACAGGAAGCGAG GATCCTGAAGCAGTACAGCCACCCCAACATCGTGCGTCTCATTGGCGTCTGCACCCAGAAGCAGCCCATCTACATCGTCATGGAGCTCGTGCAGG gggGCGACTTCCTGACCTTTCTGCGGACTGAGGGCCCCCGCCTGAGGATGAAGACCCTGCTGCAGATGGTGGGGGACGCGGCCGCGGGCATGGAGTACCTGGAGAGCAAGTGCTGCATCCACCG GGACCTGGCGGCCCGGAACTGCCTGGTGACCGAGAAGAACGTCCTCAAGATCAGTGACTTTGGGATGTCCCGGGAGGAAGCCGATGGGATCTATGCAGCCTCGGGGGGCCTCCGACAAGTCCCCGTGAAGTGGACAGCCCCGGAGGCGCTTAACTACG GACGCTACTCCTCTGAGAGCGACGTGTGGAGCTTCGGGATCTTGCTCTGGGAGACCTTCAGCCTGGGGGCCTCCCCCTACCCCAACCTCAGCAATCAGCAGACCCGGGAATTTGTGGAAAAGG GGGGCCGCCTGCCCTGCCCCGAGCTGTGCCCCGACGCCGTGTTCAGGCTCATGGAGCAGTGCTGGGCCTACGAGCCCGGGCAGCGGCCCAGCTTCAGCGCCATCTACCAGGAGCTGCAGAGCATCCGCAAGCGGCATCGGTGA
- the FES gene encoding tyrosine-protein kinase Fes/Fps isoform X2 gives MGFSSELCSPQGHGAVQQMQEAELRLLEGMRKWMAQRVKSDREYAGLLHHMSLQDSGGRGISPNSPISQTHNQDIEKLKSQYRVLARDSAQARRKYQEASKDKDRDKAKDKYVRSLWKLFAHHNRYVLGVRAAQLHHQHHHQLMLPGLLQSLQDLHQEMACILKEILQEYLEISSLVQDEVAAIHLEMAAAVARIQPETEYQGFLRQYGSAPDIPPCVTFDESLLEEGEPLEPGELQLNELTVESVQHTLTSVTDELSVATETVLSRQEVVTQLQRDLRNEEQNTHPRERVQLLAKKQVLQEALQGLQVALCSQAKLQAQQELLQAKLGQLGPGEPPPVLLLQDDRHSTSSSEQEREGGRTPTLEILKSHISGIFRPKFSLPPPLQLVPEVQKPLHEQLWYHGAIPRAEVAELLTHSGDFLVRESQGKQEYVLSVLWDGQPRHFIIQSTDNLYRLEGDGFPSIPLLIDHLLRSQQPLTKKSGIVLNRAVPKDKWVLNHEDLVLGEQIGRGNFGEVFSGRLRADNTLVAVKSCRETLPPDLKAKFLQEARILKQYSHPNIVRLIGVCTQKQPIYIVMELVQGGDFLTFLRTEGPRLRMKTLLQMVGDAAAGMEYLESKCCIHRDLAARNCLVTEKNVLKISDFGMSREEADGIYAASGGLRQVPVKWTAPEALNYGRYSSESDVWSFGILLWETFSLGASPYPNLSNQQTREFVEKGGRLPCPELCPDAVFRLMEQCWAYEPGQRPSFSAIYQELQSIRKRHR, from the exons ATGGGCTTCTCTTCGGAGCTGTGCAGCCCCCAGGGCCACGGGGCAGTGCAGCAGATGCAGGAGGCTGAGCTGCGGCTCCTGGAGGGCATGAGGAAGTGGATGGCCCAGCGTGTCAAGAGCGACAGGGAATACGCAGGGCTGCTGCACCACATGTCCCTGCAGGACAGCGGAGGCCGGGGCATCAGCCCCAATAGCCCCATCAGTCAG accCACAACCAGGACATCGAGAAGCTGAAGAGCCAGTACCGAGTCCTGGCACGGGACAGCGCCCAGGCCAGGCGCAAGTACCAGGAGGCCAGCAAAG ACAAGGACCGTGACAAGGCCAAGGACAAGTACGTGCGGAGCCTGTGGAAGCTTTTTGCGCACCACAACCGCTACGTGCTGGGCGTGCGGGCCGCGCAGCtgcaccaccagcaccaccaccagcTCATGCTCCCGGGCCTGCTGCAGTCGCTGCAGGACCTGCACCAGGAGATGGCCTGCATCCT gaaggagatcCTGCAGGAGTACCTGGAGATTAGCAGCCTGGTGCAGGACGAGGTGGCGGCCATTCACCTGGAGATGGCTGCAGCTGTGGCCCGCATCCAGCCCGAGACCGAGTACCAAGGCTTCCTGCGGCAGTATGG GTCCGCACCTGACATCCCACCCTGTGTCACCTTTGATGAGTCCCTGCTCGAGGAGGGCGAACCGCTGGAGCCGGGGGAGCTGCAGCTCAACGAGCTGACCGTGGAGAGCGTGCAGCACAC GCTGACCTCAGTGACAGATGAACTGTCTGTGGCCACCGAGACGGTGCTCAGCCGGCAGGAGGTGGTCACTCAGCTGCAGCGTGATCTCCGGAACGAGGAGCAGAACACCCATCCCCGGGAGCG GGTGCAGCTGCTGGCCAAGAAGCAGGTGTTGCAAGAGGCGCTACAGGGGCTGCAGGTCGCTCTGTGCAGCCAGGCCAAGCTGCAGGCCCAGCAGGAGCTGCTGCAGGCcaagctggggcagctgggtccTGGCGAGCCCCCGCCCGTGCTGCTCCTGCAGGATGACCGCCACTCCACGTCGTCCTCG GAGCAGGAGCGAGAAGGCGGAAGGACACCCACCCTGGAGATCCTTAAGAGCCACATTTCGGGAATCTTCCGCCCCAAGTTCTCG ctccctccacccctgcagcTCGTGCCAGAGGTGCAGAAGCCCCTGCACGAGCAGCTGTGGTACCATGGGGCCATCCCACGGGCAGAGGTGGCCGAGCTGCTGACACACTCCGGGGACTTCCTGGTGCGGGAGAGCCAGGGCAAGCAGGAGTACGTGCTGTCTGTGCTGTGGGATGGCCAGCCCCGGCACTTCATCATCCAGTCCACTGAC AACCTGTACCGACTGGAAGGGGACGGCTTTCCCAGCATCCCCTTGCTCATTGACCACCTGCTGCGCTCCCAGCAGCCCCTCACCAAGAAGAGCGGCATTGTCCTGAACAGGGCTGTGCCCAAG gacaAGTGGGTGCTAAACCACGAGGACCTGGTGCTGGGTGAGCAGATTGGGCGG GGGAACTTTGGCGAAGTGTTCAGTGGACGCCTGCGGGCCGACAATACTCTGGTGGCGGTGAAGTCTTGTCGAGAGACACTCCCCCCTGACCTCAAGGCCAAGTTTCTACAGGAAGCGAG GATCCTGAAGCAGTACAGCCACCCCAACATCGTGCGTCTCATTGGCGTCTGCACCCAGAAGCAGCCCATCTACATCGTCATGGAGCTCGTGCAGG gggGCGACTTCCTGACCTTTCTGCGGACTGAGGGCCCCCGCCTGAGGATGAAGACCCTGCTGCAGATGGTGGGGGACGCGGCCGCGGGCATGGAGTACCTGGAGAGCAAGTGCTGCATCCACCG GGACCTGGCGGCCCGGAACTGCCTGGTGACCGAGAAGAACGTCCTCAAGATCAGTGACTTTGGGATGTCCCGGGAGGAAGCCGATGGGATCTATGCAGCCTCGGGGGGCCTCCGACAAGTCCCCGTGAAGTGGACAGCCCCGGAGGCGCTTAACTACG GACGCTACTCCTCTGAGAGCGACGTGTGGAGCTTCGGGATCTTGCTCTGGGAGACCTTCAGCCTGGGGGCCTCCCCCTACCCCAACCTCAGCAATCAGCAGACCCGGGAATTTGTGGAAAAGG GGGGCCGCCTGCCCTGCCCCGAGCTGTGCCCCGACGCCGTGTTCAGGCTCATGGAGCAGTGCTGGGCCTACGAGCCCGGGCAGCGGCCCAGCTTCAGCGCCATCTACCAGGAGCTGCAGAGCATCCGCAAGCGGCATCGGTGA